One stretch of Arachis hypogaea cultivar Tifrunner chromosome 20, arahy.Tifrunner.gnm2.J5K5, whole genome shotgun sequence DNA includes these proteins:
- the LOC112782380 gene encoding uncharacterized protein, with product MDANREDPNRRFLATQVYWPSGKELVFRFHDFSQGDRALPSNFVSTHGEELGPIFYVIDELDNCLSLEVIRKNDQLLITENSFELIRTFYLIDRPATIQFRYVGFGIFFISLFDKDNQPIQVHLDPDCYVLELMDPETLDNVSRVFHIKYTRMEEEPSDVIVLSGSEPSD from the exons ATGGATGCTAATAGAGAAGATCCAAATAG GAGGTTTTTAGCAACCCAGGTATATTGGCCTAGCGGAAAAGAACTGGTTTTCAGATTTCATGATTTCAGTCAG GGTGACAGAGCTCTTCCCTCAAATTTTGTTTCAACTCATGGGGAAGAATTAGGGCCAATATTCTATGTCATTGACGAGTTAGATAATTGTTTATCGCTGGAGGTGATCAGAAAGAATGATCAGTTGCTGATAACTGAGAACTCATTTGAACTGATTAGAACTTTCTATCTTATCGATAGACCGGCAACTATTCAATTTAGGTATGttggttttggaattttttttatttcattgttcGATAAGGACAACCAACCCATCCAAGTTCACCTTGATCCTGACTGCTATGTTCTTGAGCTAATGGACCCAGAGACACTTGATAATGTGTCAAGAGTCTTCCACATAAAGTATACCAGGATGGAAGAAGAACCATCGGATGTGATTGTTCTATCTGGGTCTGAACCATCGGATTAA
- the LOC112786524 gene encoding uncharacterized protein, which yields MLTKSVIPAACFKATEESHPTSSATAVAATKVGIFPAVLSFLCPLPSCGVAHIIKVRNWKGQLNIPYPGKSHGGALYQNDPNKIPALSHHKRGCNCKKSFCQKKYCKCFQAGVGCSINCRCDTCKNTFGRKNGIRRTTVLSAAKSKNPKATTQSFHLSLNEKKKKGKQTRQQHTYCTSFVFISLLSPPSTRKLYHRTFACSKPHIRLQVTNLSSSAVAHSASSRCDTPVLLGESAHNSLSSCFDRSRH from the exons ATGCTCACGAAGAGCGTTATCCCGGCGGCTTGCTTCAAGGCAACTGAGGAATCGCATCCCACTTCCTCGGCAACGGCGGTtgcagctacaaag GTGGGAATTTTTCCGGCCGTCCTGTCTTTTCTGTGTCCCCTTCCATCATGTGGTGTAG CTCATATTATCAAAGTCAGAAATTGGAAAGGCCAGTTGAACATTCCCTATCCAG GAAAATCACATGGAGGTGCACTGTACCAG AATGACCCAAACAAAATTCCAGCACTATCACACCACAAGAGAGGATGTAACTGTAAGAAATCATTCTGCCAAAAGAAATACTGTAAATGCTTTCAG GCTGGTGTTGGATGTTCCATAAACTGTAGATGTGACACGTGTAAGAACACGTTTGGTAGAAAGAATG GTATAAGAAGAACAACAGTGTTATCAGCAGCAAAGAGTAAAAATCCAAAGGCCACAACCCAGTCTTTCCACCTATCcctcaacgaaaaaaaaaaaaaagggaagcaAACGCGACAACAACATACTTACTGCACCTCCTTCGTCTTTATTTCTTTGCTTTCACCTCCCTCAACCCGCAAACTCTACCACCGGACTTTTGCATGTTCAAAACCTCATATCCGGCTACAAGTTACCAACCTGTCCTCATCTGCGGTGGCTCACAGTGCTTCCAGTCGGTGCGACACACCAGTGTTGCTTGGTGAATCGGCGCATAATTCATTATCTTCATGTTTTGACAGATCGAGGCACTAA